Below is a genomic region from Polluticoccus soli.
TGACATTTTTCCCACATTTTCCCTAGGGACTTGTACAACTTAACAGGGAAATATGTAATTTAAATCCCGGAAACCCGGGTAAAACCGGACGAAACGAAAATTATTTTTAACCCATAAAAATTGAACAATTATGGCAACTGCCAAGAAGGCTGTGAAAAAAGCAGTCGTAAAAAAGGCTGTAAAAAAAGCAGCCGTTAAGAAGGCCGTGAAAAAAGCAGTCGTTAAAAAGGCTGTGAAAAAAGCAGCCGTTAAAAAGGCCGTGAAAAAAGCAGTCGTTAAAAAGGCTGTAAAGAAAGCAGTCGTTAAAAAGGCTGTGAAGAAAGCAGTCGTTAAAAAGGCAGCTGCTAAGAAGAAATCTACAAGGAAACCAAATGCTGCGTTCATGGCTCCACTTACAGTAAGCCCGGCGCTAGCTGAAGTGATCGGTACTAGCTCTGCTGCACGTACTGAGATCGTGAAGAAAATATGGGAATACATCCGCAAGCATGGTCTGCAAGACAGCAAAAACCGCAGGATGATCAACGCAGATGCCAGGCTGCGTCCTATCTTCGGTAAAGACCAGATCTCAATGTTTGAGCTGGCTAAAGTTGTAAACAAACAAGTAAAGTAGTTCTTACTACAACTATATAAAAAGCCCGGCTTATCCGGGCTTTTTTATTTATTTTAATTTACAACAATTTTAATAATTTGTCTGCGCCTCTGCCATAGCTATCGTTCAGCTTCGCTATCGATTTTACAACCTTCTTCATATCGATACCCTTATCCAAAACACCATTAAACAGGTCGCCAACCTCTGCAAGCCTTGATGGCATCGTCCTGATGGTAAAGTCTTTCATCTTCATCCCTTTCTTCACTTCATCCCAATGTAACGGTGCAGAAACAGTAGCTCCAGGTTTAGGACGAATGGAATACGGTGCAGC
It encodes:
- a CDS encoding SWIB/MDM2 domain-containing protein, with protein sequence MATAKKAVKKAVVKKAVKKAAVKKAVKKAVVKKAVKKAAVKKAVKKAVVKKAVKKAVVKKAVKKAVVKKAAAKKKSTRKPNAAFMAPLTVSPALAEVIGTSSAARTEIVKKIWEYIRKHGLQDSKNRRMINADARLRPIFGKDQISMFELAKVVNKQVK